In Palaeococcus ferrophilus DSM 13482, the genomic window CATCGGAGAGCAAATCATCACGCTCAACCCCGCTTAGGGCGACCCCAAGTCCCCGCACCAAAACGTTGAACGCACCAACAAACTGCCTATCTGCCTTAAACCCACAGTTAGCACACTCCACCAGCCCGTTTCGGGACTCCAACCTACTCCCACACACCGGGCAGGTGGACGAAGTGAAAGCGGGATTAACAAACTCAATCGGAACACGATAAGAAAGCTTTCCAACAATTTTCTTCCAAGTGGCACGGGAGAGCCTTCTATTAAACTTCCTCGAACCGTTCTGGAGCATTTTGAACTTGTCCAAATCCTCGAAGACGAAAACCGTATCTGGAAACTCCCCCGAAAGCTGGACTGCAAGCTTGTTCAAATAATCCTCAATCCTGTTCCTTCTCCTCATCCAGTATTTCTTAAGGAGAATTCCAATCCTCTTCGGGGCTTTCCGCTGAACGCTCTTTAGCATATCAATAATTCTGTCGTAGGTCTCGGCAATCCTGTGTAGCTCGCTCAAGTCCACTCTAATCCAGCCTTTTTCAGGGTGAAAGATGTCGAGGCTCGTCAGGTTGCTGTCAATGCCGATTTTGATTCTTCCAGAGAACTCGACTTCCTTTGAGAAGGTTAGCAGAACGTCTTGCTCTCTGATTATCAGCTCTCCAACCTTCCAGTCCTTGATTCTCTCATAGAACCACTCCTTTGAGAAGTCCAGCTCAAGGTATTCTTCTCTCGGCTTGATGGTTACTCTTATCTTCGAACCTTCGACTTTCATTAGTGTTGTTTTAACCCTCGCGAACTTCCGCTTAACGATTGGCTTCGCTCTTTTTCTTTTTCCCTTGAGGTAGTTCTGTCTCCAGCTTTTGAGGACTGAATAAGCGGTCTTTATTGCAGAATCAACGTAGTGCTTGGCGAAAGGCCACTCTCGAAGGAGTTCGTTCCTCAGTTCCCGCTTGAACTCGTTTGTTTGTGGAAAATAAGGGATTATGCGGGTTGTCTCATAGTAGCTGTAATTTTTTCTTCCGACAGAATACCTGTGCTTGACCTTCTTCTCTCTCCAAGTTGTGTTATCCCATATTTCATCAATTGCCCTCTGGAGTAGTCTTTGGTATTCTTTGAGGAACAAATCAATGTTCCAGTTGTGGGGCATTCTGTATGTGAGAACGACTTTAGTCATTCTCGACCTCCTCTATGAGTTTTTTCACGCCTTCCTTGAGCTTTTTGTATTTGTGGGAGCGCATTCCGTAGAGCTTTCCAGCGAAGTGCGATATTATGGTTATTAAGTCTTCAATGAGTTCCTCTCGTGGGGATTTTTCTTTGTCGTTGATAATGATTATCTCTGCACCGTTCTCCTTGAAGAAGAATTCGATAGTTTTGAAACCAAAGCGGGTGAGCCTGTCGGGATAAGTGACGATGACTTTTGAGACTTCTCCCTTTGCGACGAGTTCGAGGAGTTTGCGGTAGTTCTTTCTGTTCTCGTTCAATCCTGAGCCGATGTCTTTGAGGATTTTGACCTGCCAACCACGTTCTTTTGCGTATTGCTCGATGGCTTCAACCTGTCTTTCCAAGTCGTCTTTTTGGGTGTGGCTTGAGACTCTTGCGTAGCCAATGATTAGTCCGTTTTCCTCGCTTATGCCGAGAAGCCTTTTTATTTCGCTTTCTGGTATTCTTCGTCTTCCGCCGGGTGTCCTAATGGTTTTGATTTTTCCCTCTTTGTCCCATTTCTGGATTGTTTTTGGGTGGACGCCGAGAATTTCGCTCGCTTGTTTAACCGTGTAGAGCTTCTCTTTCACTACCATACACTCACAATTAATCACAAAAATATTTAAAGTTTTCCGTTAAGAGGAACAGTTAAACAAGGCGTTTGAGATGATAGCCATACCCACGGCTCAAAAAAGTGTAAAAAGGGAAGAAACCTCAGACCTTAATCCCGCCCATGACGAGGGCCATGACGGCCTTCTGGGCGTGGAGCCTGTTTTCTGCCTCATCAAAGACGACGCTGTTCGGGGAATCAACGACGTCATCCGTAACCTCCTCGCCCCTGTGGGCAGGGAGGCAGTGCATGAAGATGTAGTCCTGCTTGGCGTGCTTGACGAGGTCTTTGTTGACCTGGAAGGGCATGAATATCTTTCTCCTCTCCTCGGCCTCGGCTTCCTGCCCCATGCTCGCCCAGACGTCGGTGTAGATGACGTCCGCACCGGTTACGGCCTTGACCGGGTCGTGGAGGAGCTCAAAGCTTCCACCGCTCTCGGCCGCGTTCTGCTCGGCCCACTTGACCACCTTCGGGTCTGGCTCGTAGCCCTCTGGCGTTGCAACGACGACGTTCGCACCGAGCTTGGTTCCGGCTATCATGAGCGAATGAGCCACGTTGTTTCCATCACCGACGTAGACGACCTTAACGCCCTGAATCCGGCCCTTCTTTTCGAGTATCGTCTGGTAGTCAGCTAAGGCCTGGCACGGGTGTGAGAAGTCGGAGAGGCCGTTTATGACCGGAACGCTCGCGTACTTGGCGAGGTCCTCAACGTCCTTGTGGGCGTAAACCCTTGCCATTATTCCGTCAACGTACCTGCTGAGAACGCGGGCAGTGTCGGCTATGGTCTCGCCGCGCCTGAGCTGGAGGTCCTGGGCGTTGAGGTAGAGGCCGTAGCCGCCGAGCTGATAGATGCCGACCTCAAAGCTTATCCTGGTTCTGGTCGAGGGCTTCTGGAATATCATGGCGAGGGTCTTACCCTCGAGAACGCGGTGCGGCTTGCCTATCTTGTTCCAAATCTTCATCATCTCGGCAGTCTTGAGAATCGTCTCAAGCTCCTCCCTCGTGAAGTCCTGGAGGCAGAGAACGTCCCTTCCTGCAAGGCTAACCACCATGCGCATCACCGTCTAAAGCTTGCCATAGGTTTTAATAACCATTTCGCCGGCATAAAACATGAAATGGCGAATTTTTTCGAATGTATCCCGCATTCAACTTTCCAAACATAAAGCTAATCCTGCGAAAGGGTTTACAACAAAGCTAATAAGTTTCCACCGCATCTTCCTCCGGGGGTTCGCATGGATGGAATAAACGTGAGGCTCATCAACTACACGAGGAGACCGCTCGAAACCGTCACGTGGGCGGCGCTTATAAGCTACTGGGAAGGATGGGAGACCGAAGCCTTCGAACGGATGGATAAGAACGACGTCGAAATGCACCTTCCGAGGGTTCTCGGCTACGGTCATGAGAGTATTCTTGAGCACGCGACGCTAACCTTCGCCATTGAGGGCTGTTCTCGTGTTTGCTCGCACCAACTTGTTCGTCATAGGTTAGCAAGTTATACCCAACAGTCACAGCGCTACATTATATTGAATCCCAAAGATGTTGAGGAGACCTTCGTCATCCCAGAAGGGATAAAGAACGATCCCGAGCTTCTTGAGGAGTGGAAGGAGCTCATGAAGAAGTCCATTGAGCTATACAAAAAGACCGTTGAGAGAGGCCAGCACCAGGAGGACGCACGCTTCATCCTGCCCCAGAGCGTTAGAACCAAGATAGTCGTCACCATGAACCTCCGCGAGCTGAAGCACTTTTTGGGACTGAGGGCGTGCGAAAGGGCCCAATGGGAGATTAGGGAGATAGCCTGGAAGATGCTCGAGGAGATAGCGAAGAACGATGACCTGAGGCCGATAATAAAGTGGGCGAAGCTCGGGCCGCGCTGTATCCAGATGGGCTACTGCCCCGAGGGGGAGCTCATGCCCCCTGGCTGCTGGAAGAAGACGAGGGAGAAGTGGAAGAAACTGGGGGAATAAAAAGACAAGGCTCAAAAGTCCTCTTCTTTTAAGATTCCATATATTACCTTCTTAAGCTCGTCGTAGGCCTCCTCGAGGGACTCGGGGATGACCTTGGTGTCCGCTATCACCGGCATGAAGTTGGTGTCCCCGTTCCAGCGCGGGACGATGTGAAGGTGGACGTGGTCGTCTATTCCCGCCCCCGCAACCCTCCCAAGGTTCACGCCCATGTTGAATCCGTCCGGGTTCATCGCCCTCTTGAGCGCCTTCACCATGAGCTGGGAGAGCTTCATTATCTCCAAAAGCTCCTCATCGGTCAGGTCTTCCCACCTTCCCACGTGCCTGTATGGAGCTATCATCACGTGGCCGGGGTTGTAGGGGTAGTTGTTCATGATTATGAAGCTGTGTTTTCCGCGGTAGAGTATGAGCCTATCCCTATCGCGATCCTCCTTCGGGAAGTCGCAGAATATGCAGCCGTCGTGCTTGGGTGAGCGGATATATTCAATGCGCCACGGCGCCCAGATTCTCTTCATCCCTGTCCCTCCAGATCAATTCCCTCTTCCTTAAGTACGTCCGTAAGTCTCTTCATCAGGTCTTCCATTATTAAGTTTACTGTGGTCTCAACCTCGAGGTTCTCTATGACCGGCACGGAGTACTCCCTCGCCCGCTCCACCACGAAGTCCTGTATCTCCATTATGGCCTCGATGTGCTGGATGTAGTACTCGGCGGGCCTCTTGCTGTAGCGCTCCCTCGCGTAGAACCTCGCGGAGAGGGCCTCCTTCCCGGGAACCGTGATGACGTACATGAAGTCCATCGAGCCCATCTGGAAGTAGCCAGGAACCACGTGTATACCCTCTATTATTGTGTTGAAACCCTCCCTGTGCGCCCTCTCCAGAAGGGCACGTATCCCCACGCTCACGTGGCTTGTCTGCCTCTCAAAGCCGTATATGACCGGAGAGATACCCTTCAGGGGAGCCTTCAGTGCCTTCCACGCCAGGAACGATGAGCTGTGTATGCTCGGGAGGAGCTCCTCACTCACCATCTTCCTCATGACCTCCCTTATAGTGTCCGTCCCTATTATGCTCCTCAGGCCGAGGCGGAAGGCCAACTCCGTCGCTATCGTGGACTTCCCAACGCCCGTGGCACCGCCGAGAAGAAGAACCATGGGGATGCCCCTTCTCCTAACCTCGCTCCAGAAGATGTAGCGTCTCGCCTCGCGCTTGTAACCGTGCTCACGGAGCTTATTGTACGTTCTCTCACGTATCTCCTCCGTGGTTACCTCCTTCCTTCCCTCCGTCTCAAACTCCTTCATGACTTCCGTGGAGAGGGCGTAGGCCACCCCAACGTCAACGCCAGCGGAGGTTATCGAGCGCGTGAGAATACCGCGGGAGAATGGGAGTCTAATCTTCCCATCCCTCACTATTATCATGTGATCACCGGAGAAGAATCACAACAGCAAAAGATAAACTTTGTGGAAAGGGAAAAGGAAGAACCTCAGAGGCTCGAGAGAACCTTGGTGGTCACATCGTTGCCCTCTTTGTCGTATATCCTGACGTAGGCCTTGGCGGGCACCTTCATGTTGGCCCTCCTCATGGCCTCGAGGGCGAACTTGAGGTGGTTCCTGTTGACCCAAACGGTGAGGAGCTTCTGATCCTTCTTGAGCCTTGCGGCAAGGCCTATCGGCTTTCCGAAGGGCCTCCTCATACCGTTTCCGTAACGGTCGGCCTTCCTTCCGGTGGCCATCGGGTTCTCACGGAGCACCTGGAAGGGGTAGACCCTTATCTTGAAGTGGAAGTTGCTCCTACCGATGTTCCTGCTGAGGTAACGGTTGAGCTGCTGCCTTATGGCCTCGAGGGCGTTCTGCCTGATCTGAACGGGGTGTTCCATGTGAAGGCTGACCTCGTACTCAAACTCCGCTGAGAGGTTTCCCATATCGAAGATGGTGATCCTCGGGCCGGGGGCACCCCTTATGTACTCTCTCCTAGTGTAAGCGGGCTTTTTGACTTTTCTATCAATCTTAGCTGGTCTCAATCCCATACTCTCACCTCCAGATGAGCATGAACCTATTGCCTAACAGATTCCCCGTGCTTATAAAAGTTTTGGAAAGCCATTTTTAACGGTTACGGAAAGTTGGGGTATCGCGTTTTTTTAGCCCAAACGCCGAGAGCATCAGGAGCAGGGAGATGGGGAGGAAAGATAGCAGGCCCGAGTTGAACGTCAGCCCGAACCTCACCTGCCCGAAGGAGTAGGCGAACCCAAAAAGCATCCCTCCCGCGAAGGTGGAGAGGTTCTGGAGAGCGTTGATGCCGCCTATGGCGAGGGAGGAGCGGTGGTAGGTTGAGAGCACCTTTCTCGAAATCGGCCTAAAACTCTGGAAGGCGAAGAGCGCGAGAAATATTCCAAGGAAAACCGTTGGGGCCGTTTTTATGGAAGCGAACAGCGGTGAGAGCGCCGCCATGAGCGACGTAAGCACGACCATCATCCTCTCGCTTCTCACATCGGCAAGCCACGAAACACCGTAGCTCAGCATGGCCGCGAGAAAGCCCGTCCACCCAAGGAGCGTTGCGGTGGTAGCCCTGTCCAGTCCCAGCGCCTCCGAGACGTACACATACGTTATCTCGCCGGAGGTGAAGGCAACTATGGCAGCCATGAGCGAGGCTATGACAAGAACCCTTCTGGGGTCGAGGGAGGGTCTCTCCCCGCCAGGGGTTTTCTTTCTCCTCGGGACTATCCAGCCATCGAGCAAAACGTAGCTCGCCAGCATTATGAGGCCCGTGAGGAGGAAGAAGGCCGAAGCGAGCCACATCTGGCCAGAGAGCCCCCATCGAACTGTGAAAGCGTAGGCGTAGTTGCCGAGGAGAGAAGCTATGCTGCCAAAGAGGAAGTAGACGGAGGTAACCCTCGCCCTTATTTCCTTTGGAGTTACCACCGCTATCACGAACTGAGCCATCGGCCAGCTAAGGCCGTTTAAGAAGCCGTTGAGGAGTTTTATCCCCACCACCTGCGGCCAGCTTGAGGTGAGTGGATACAGCTGGACAGCTATTGCGTTGCCCATCATCGCTAAAGAACCTATGTAAACGAGCTTCTTACCTCTCTCAAGGATTAAGCCACCAAAAAGGGAAGATAACGCCCTCGCGAGGACAAAAGATGTTGAAACCACGGATAGGGAGAGCATGCTGGCCCTTAGAACGTCTCGCGTGTAGAAGGCCACCGCTGGAGTGGCGAGGCGGAAGGCGAGCGTGCCTGTGAATGCTGAGAGCACGAGAAGTGCTATTCCCAAAAGTCGTCTTCTCTCCATTCGATCCCCCAAAACTGTAGGGACCGGGCTTTAAAAGGGTTGGTGGTGCCCAAAAGCATTTAACCATATCAACCGAAGGGGAAAGGGGATCCCCATGAGGAGAAGCCTGTTTCCGGCACTGGGGAAGTTTAAAGCCTATCTCAACACCGCAAGCATGGGGCTCATGCCTTCAACGGTTCTCCACGAGGTGAACAAACTCCTAACGGACGTACTCGACTTCGAGGGGAACGTAAACTCCGTTGACTATATGGACCCGGCCTTCCTCGAACCAGCCCTCAGAGAGGCTGCGGAGCTGATGAACGTCAAAACGGAGAACGTCGGCCTTTCCGTTCAGACGACCGAGGGATTGAGGAGGATTCTCGTATCCCTCGAACCAAGGAAGGGCCAGAACGTGGTTTCACTCGACACGGAGTTCCCAACGCTACCTGCCCTCCTGAAGAGCTACTCCAGAAGGTTCGGACTTGAGTTGAGGGTGGTGGAGAACAGAAACGGCGTACACCCGCTGGAGGACGTGGAGAGGGCCATAGACGATGACACCTTCGCGGTCATCCTGAGCAGCGTGAACTGGGCCACGGGCGAGAGGATGAACCTCAAGGAGATTTCAAGGGCCGCCCACGAGCACGGTGCCTATCTCATAGTTGACGCCGTCCAGCACCTCGGCTCACTCCGCCTCTACCCCGAGAAGGAGGGGGTCGATGCCCTGGCGGCCGGCGGCGAGAAGTGGCTCCTAAGCCCTGACACCGGGGCGGGGGTAATCTACGTCTTCGACGAACTCTTGGAGGAGATGAAGCCCCTGACCGGGCTCCTCAACAATGAGCCTCCCACCGGGGAGTGGGGCACGTGGTGGAGGCTGCCGGAGAAGGATCCGTGGGGAGTGCTGAAACCCGTCAATGGTGCCAAAAAGCTCGACTTCGGCGGCGGGCCGCCCTACCTGGTAGCGGCGGCCTTCAGGGCCTCGCTGAGGCTGATAAACGAGATCGGGATAGAGGAGATAGAACGGCACAACCTTAAGCTGGCGGGAAGGATAAGGG contains:
- a CDS encoding 2-phosphoglycerate kinase, producing the protein MIIVRDGKIRLPFSRGILTRSITSAGVDVGVAYALSTEVMKEFETEGRKEVTTEEIRERTYNKLREHGYKREARRYIFWSEVRRRGIPMVLLLGGATGVGKSTIATELAFRLGLRSIIGTDTIREVMRKMVSEELLPSIHSSSFLAWKALKAPLKGISPVIYGFERQTSHVSVGIRALLERAHREGFNTIIEGIHVVPGYFQMGSMDFMYVITVPGKEALSARFYARERYSKRPAEYYIQHIEAIMEIQDFVVERAREYSVPVIENLEVETTVNLIMEDLMKRLTDVLKEEGIDLEGQG
- a CDS encoding HIT family protein, which encodes MKRIWAPWRIEYIRSPKHDGCIFCDFPKEDRDRDRLILYRGKHSFIIMNNYPYNPGHVMIAPYRHVGRWEDLTDEELLEIMKLSQLMVKALKRAMNPDGFNMGVNLGRVAGAGIDDHVHLHIVPRWNGDTNFMPVIADTKVIPESLEEAYDELKKVIYGILKEEDF
- the thyX gene encoding FAD-dependent thymidylate synthase, which produces MDGINVRLINYTRRPLETVTWAALISYWEGWETEAFERMDKNDVEMHLPRVLGYGHESILEHATLTFAIEGCSRVCSHQLVRHRLASYTQQSQRYIILNPKDVEETFVIPEGIKNDPELLEEWKELMKKSIELYKKTVERGQHQEDARFILPQSVRTKIVVTMNLRELKHFLGLRACERAQWEIREIAWKMLEEIAKNDDLRPIIKWAKLGPRCIQMGYCPEGELMPPGCWKKTREKWKKLGE
- the argF gene encoding ornithine carbamoyltransferase — encoded protein: MVVSLAGRDVLCLQDFTREELETILKTAEMMKIWNKIGKPHRVLEGKTLAMIFQKPSTRTRISFEVGIYQLGGYGLYLNAQDLQLRRGETIADTARVLSRYVDGIMARVYAHKDVEDLAKYASVPVINGLSDFSHPCQALADYQTILEKKGRIQGVKVVYVGDGNNVAHSLMIAGTKLGANVVVATPEGYEPDPKVVKWAEQNAAESGGSFELLHDPVKAVTGADVIYTDVWASMGQEAEAEERRKIFMPFQVNKDLVKHAKQDYIFMHCLPAHRGEEVTDDVVDSPNSVVFDEAENRLHAQKAVMALVMGGIKV
- a CDS encoding RNA-guided endonuclease TnpB family protein, with the translated sequence MTKVVLTYRMPHNWNIDLFLKEYQRLLQRAIDEIWDNTTWREKKVKHRYSVGRKNYSYYETTRIIPYFPQTNEFKRELRNELLREWPFAKHYVDSAIKTAYSVLKSWRQNYLKGKRKRAKPIVKRKFARVKTTLMKVEGSKIRVTIKPREEYLELDFSKEWFYERIKDWKVGELIIREQDVLLTFSKEVEFSGRIKIGIDSNLTSLDIFHPEKGWIRVDLSELHRIAETYDRIIDMLKSVQRKAPKRIGILLKKYWMRRRNRIEDYLNKLAVQLSGEFPDTVFVFEDLDKFKMLQNGSRKFNRRLSRATWKKIVGKLSYRVPIEFVNPAFTSSTCPVCGSRLESRNGLVECANCGFKADRQFVGAFNVLVRGLGVALSGVERDDLLSDEPGGELNVMKPKSVVKVDLNGKRFTHVPP
- a CDS encoding aminotransferase class V-fold PLP-dependent enzyme, whose protein sequence is MRRSLFPALGKFKAYLNTASMGLMPSTVLHEVNKLLTDVLDFEGNVNSVDYMDPAFLEPALREAAELMNVKTENVGLSVQTTEGLRRILVSLEPRKGQNVVSLDTEFPTLPALLKSYSRRFGLELRVVENRNGVHPLEDVERAIDDDTFAVILSSVNWATGERMNLKEISRAAHEHGAYLIVDAVQHLGSLRLYPEKEGVDALAAGGEKWLLSPDTGAGVIYVFDELLEEMKPLTGLLNNEPPTGEWGTWWRLPEKDPWGVLKPVNGAKKLDFGGGPPYLVAAAFRASLRLINEIGIEEIERHNLKLAGRIRDEAISAGLDVFAEGSAIVTIKTGLSYEREEEIQRMLKDKGIAVSHRGVLGHYGIRASPHLYNTMEDVETFLEELFASMAD
- a CDS encoding IS607 family transposase — encoded protein: MVVKEKLYTVKQASEILGVHPKTIQKWDKEGKIKTIRTPGGRRRIPESEIKRLLGISEENGLIIGYARVSSHTQKDDLERQVEAIEQYAKERGWQVKILKDIGSGLNENRKNYRKLLELVAKGEVSKVIVTYPDRLTRFGFKTIEFFFKENGAEIIIINDKEKSPREELIEDLITIISHFAGKLYGMRSHKYKKLKEGVKKLIEEVEND
- a CDS encoding 50S ribosomal protein L16, producing the protein MGLRPAKIDRKVKKPAYTRREYIRGAPGPRITIFDMGNLSAEFEYEVSLHMEHPVQIRQNALEAIRQQLNRYLSRNIGRSNFHFKIRVYPFQVLRENPMATGRKADRYGNGMRRPFGKPIGLAARLKKDQKLLTVWVNRNHLKFALEAMRRANMKVPAKAYVRIYDKEGNDVTTKVLSSL
- a CDS encoding MFS transporter → MERRRLLGIALLVLSAFTGTLAFRLATPAVAFYTRDVLRASMLSLSVVSTSFVLARALSSLFGGLILERGKKLVYIGSLAMMGNAIAVQLYPLTSSWPQVVGIKLLNGFLNGLSWPMAQFVIAVVTPKEIRARVTSVYFLFGSIASLLGNYAYAFTVRWGLSGQMWLASAFFLLTGLIMLASYVLLDGWIVPRRKKTPGGERPSLDPRRVLVIASLMAAIVAFTSGEITYVYVSEALGLDRATTATLLGWTGFLAAMLSYGVSWLADVRSERMMVVLTSLMAALSPLFASIKTAPTVFLGIFLALFAFQSFRPISRKVLSTYHRSSLAIGGINALQNLSTFAGGMLFGFAYSFGQVRFGLTFNSGLLSFLPISLLLMLSAFGLKKRDTPTFRNR